The Cellulophaga sp. L1A9 genome window below encodes:
- a CDS encoding alpha-L-fucosidase, whose protein sequence is MRKLFFLAVLVLTITAIHAQKKYEYPMPDYTPTEGNLEAREEFQDMKFGMFIHWGVYSILADGEWVMFLKKINADNYERLPDFFNPQDFNAEEWVKLAKDAGMKYITITSRHHDSFSMFDTDASDFNIVDATPFGRDPLKELAAACKKEGIKLNFYYSLLDWKRDDYKNGKKGDAEAWNNYVEFMKAQLTELLTNYGEIGMIWFDGHWDQKGANWQYDEIYSLIHKLSPTTLIANNHHIQPIPGDDIQTFERDLPGENHGGFSDGVEVSQLPLESCATMAGKWGYSIYDKKFKSTKQLIHFLVNAAGKNGNLSLNVGPMPNGKIQPEFVETLGEIGDWTTKYGESIYGTRGNVITSQNWGTITRKDKTLYMHILNPSSEPYFFIPELKERVKSVTTFEGESVKFKQTKEGTFVYLDSDSIDDIDEILKLKIK, encoded by the coding sequence ATGAGGAAGTTATTTTTTCTAGCCGTATTAGTTTTAACAATAACCGCAATACATGCTCAAAAAAAGTATGAGTATCCCATGCCAGATTATACGCCAACTGAAGGTAATTTGGAGGCACGTGAAGAATTTCAAGATATGAAATTTGGGATGTTTATTCACTGGGGTGTTTATAGCATTTTGGCAGATGGAGAATGGGTGATGTTTTTAAAGAAGATAAATGCAGATAATTACGAACGTTTACCAGATTTTTTTAATCCGCAAGATTTTAATGCAGAAGAATGGGTTAAGCTAGCTAAAGATGCGGGTATGAAATACATTACCATAACCTCTCGTCATCATGACAGTTTTAGCATGTTTGATACCGATGCGAGTGATTTTAATATTGTCGATGCTACACCATTTGGTAGAGATCCTTTAAAAGAATTAGCAGCGGCATGTAAAAAAGAAGGGATTAAATTAAACTTTTACTATTCTTTACTCGACTGGAAGCGTGATGATTACAAAAATGGTAAAAAAGGAGATGCCGAAGCATGGAATAATTATGTTGAGTTTATGAAAGCACAACTTACGGAACTACTTACTAATTATGGAGAAATAGGAATGATTTGGTTTGATGGTCATTGGGATCAAAAAGGAGCCAATTGGCAATATGATGAAATCTATTCTCTAATTCATAAATTGAGTCCAACTACATTAATAGCAAACAATCATCATATACAACCTATACCAGGAGATGATATTCAAACTTTTGAGCGCGATTTACCAGGAGAAAACCATGGAGGATTTAGTGATGGCGTAGAAGTAAGTCAGTTACCATTAGAGTCTTGTGCTACTATGGCTGGCAAATGGGGATATAGTATTTATGATAAAAAGTTTAAATCTACGAAGCAATTAATTCATTTTTTAGTAAATGCTGCGGGTAAAAACGGAAATTTATCATTAAATGTAGGTCCTATGCCAAACGGTAAAATTCAGCCAGAATTTGTGGAGACTTTAGGGGAAATTGGAGACTGGACAACTAAATACGGAGAGAGTATTTATGGCACAAGGGGTAATGTAATAACATCTCAAAATTGGGGAACAATAACTCGAAAGGACAAAACTTTGTATATGCATATTTTAAATCCTTCTTCAGAGCCTTACTTTTTTATTCCAGAGTTAAAAGAAAGAGTAAAATCGGTAACAACCTTTGAAGGTGAAAGCGTAAAGTTTAAGCAAACTAAAGAAGGAACTTTTGTTTATTTAGATAGTGATAGTATTGATGATATAGATGAAATATTAAAACTAAAAATTAAATAA
- a CDS encoding family 20 glycosylhydrolase, with translation MRNFISLVLIALFIASCAQKPKPTFSQEDISIVPKPLSFELKESSFQFKPETKIVLQDEIQQKAVNYLLGLFNNAADYHLQVVNDKTEEAIIFENTEGLKKGAYTLTINPTIITVKASEESGFFNAIQTIRQLLPIAIESKEKIKADWFVPCVVIEDEPRFEWRGMHMDFSRHFFNINEVKDFLDNMALYKLNTYHMHLTDDQGWRVEIKKYPLLTEKGAWRTPNNQDTICIDRSVENKLYTIDESNFKQVDGERKYGGFFTQEQIKEIVSYADDRCITVVPEIDMPGHFKSAIDNYPFLSCNEESGWDTVFTYPTYLGKDTTYEFMKNVLSEVVELFPAKYVHIGGDEVNVKSWEKCPHCQKVIKDNNLKDEHELQSFFNRDIEQFLNSKGKEFMGWDEIVTGGLTKSANVMWWRNWFPDSPKIAAENGNGVVVTTTAAYYFDYLNEGTTLEGVYNYEPIPADFTPEEENNVLGIQANLWSERIPNYKRLQYQAFPRMLAVAENAWAPKENKDFKIFNTRVEKQYKRLDALDVYYYIPAVEGLDKEIAIVDHASVRLNLAYELEGVEIYYTLDGTVPTKESLKYEAPFIVNDIIEIKARSYKGEIYNDLKSTKVVRKNYIESVAITPEEKGLKRWVVKGKIINMEDIKIPNTLNFTKVDSIALGDLKDEKRFSVVYQGYFNAKKDGIYEFETRSDGGDIFFINDKIIVDNSGWHGPRKRYGKVALKQGWHPITIKYRPSDTPRVIEAKFALQGEELLPIDSSVTSF, from the coding sequence ATGAGAAATTTTATATCCTTAGTACTAATTGCATTATTTATAGCATCCTGTGCGCAAAAGCCAAAACCTACATTTTCGCAAGAAGACATTTCTATAGTGCCAAAGCCTTTGAGTTTTGAGTTAAAAGAAAGTTCATTTCAATTTAAGCCTGAGACTAAAATTGTATTACAAGACGAAATTCAGCAAAAAGCAGTAAACTACCTTTTAGGATTATTTAATAATGCCGCAGATTATCATTTACAAGTAGTAAATGATAAAACTGAAGAAGCTATAATTTTTGAAAATACAGAAGGTTTAAAAAAAGGAGCTTACACTTTAACTATAAACCCAACAATAATAACAGTTAAAGCATCAGAAGAAAGTGGTTTTTTTAATGCAATTCAAACGATTAGACAGTTACTACCAATTGCAATAGAAAGCAAAGAGAAAATCAAGGCAGATTGGTTTGTGCCATGTGTAGTTATTGAAGATGAGCCACGTTTTGAATGGCGAGGAATGCACATGGACTTTAGCCGTCATTTTTTTAATATAAATGAAGTAAAAGACTTTTTAGATAATATGGCATTATACAAGTTAAATACCTATCACATGCATTTAACAGATGATCAAGGTTGGAGAGTTGAGATTAAAAAGTACCCCTTATTAACTGAAAAAGGAGCTTGGAGAACACCAAACAATCAAGATACTATCTGTATAGATAGATCGGTTGAAAATAAACTTTATACTATCGATGAATCTAACTTTAAGCAAGTGGATGGAGAACGCAAGTATGGTGGTTTTTTTACTCAGGAACAAATTAAAGAAATTGTCTCTTATGCTGATGATAGATGTATTACAGTAGTTCCCGAAATAGACATGCCTGGTCACTTTAAATCGGCGATTGACAATTACCCCTTTCTATCTTGTAATGAAGAATCTGGTTGGGATACGGTATTTACCTATCCAACATACTTAGGAAAAGATACGACCTATGAGTTTATGAAAAATGTTCTAAGCGAAGTTGTAGAATTATTCCCTGCAAAATATGTTCATATTGGCGGTGATGAAGTAAATGTTAAGTCATGGGAAAAGTGTCCGCATTGTCAAAAAGTGATAAAAGATAATAATCTCAAAGATGAGCATGAATTACAATCATTTTTTAATAGAGATATAGAACAGTTTTTAAATTCTAAAGGAAAAGAGTTTATGGGTTGGGATGAAATTGTAACCGGCGGTTTAACCAAAAGTGCCAATGTTATGTGGTGGAGAAATTGGTTTCCTGATTCCCCTAAAATTGCAGCAGAAAATGGAAATGGAGTAGTGGTAACGACAACTGCCGCTTATTATTTTGATTATTTAAATGAAGGAACTACGCTAGAAGGAGTATATAATTATGAGCCAATTCCTGCAGATTTTACACCTGAAGAAGAAAATAATGTTTTAGGAATACAAGCAAATTTATGGTCAGAAAGAATTCCTAATTACAAACGTTTACAATATCAGGCATTTCCTAGAATGTTGGCCGTTGCAGAAAATGCTTGGGCACCTAAAGAAAACAAAGATTTTAAAATATTTAATACTCGTGTCGAAAAACAATACAAGAGGTTAGATGCTTTAGATGTGTACTACTACATTCCTGCGGTTGAAGGATTGGATAAAGAAATAGCTATTGTAGACCATGCATCTGTGCGTTTAAACTTAGCTTATGAGTTAGAGGGAGTAGAAATATATTATACACTTGACGGAACAGTACCAACAAAAGAGTCTTTAAAGTATGAAGCACCTTTCATTGTAAATGATATTATTGAAATCAAGGCGCGCTCTTATAAAGGAGAAATTTATAACGACTTAAAATCAACAAAAGTTGTTCGCAAAAATTACATAGAATCTGTAGCTATAACTCCAGAAGAAAAAGGATTAAAAAGATGGGTAGTCAAAGGAAAAATTATAAATATGGAAGATATTAAAATACCTAATACCTTAAACTTTACAAAAGTAGATAGTATTGCTTTAGGAGATTTAAAAGATGAAAAGAGATTTTCTGTTGTTTATCAAGGGTATTTTAATGCTAAGAAAGATGGTATTTACGAATTTGAAACACGTTCTGATGGCGGAGATATATTTTTTATTAATGATAAAATAATAGTTGATAATAGTGGGTGGCACGGACCTAGAAAACGGTATGGAAAAGTAGCTTTAAAACAAGGATGGCATCCCATAACAATTAAATATAGACCAAGTGATACACCAAGAGTTATTGAAGCGAAGTTCGCTTTACAGGGAGAAGAATTATTGCCAATAGATAGTTCTGTGACGAGTTTTTAA
- a CDS encoding glycoside hydrolase family 92 protein, which yields MAKNPLQTIINPTLVNDEINSLLQMAELSGKEYLPRWEMLNSYSGVMLGNPAVSVINDAYQKGIRNYDIEKAFTYSKNTVDHTGNGTLGYSNNHISKTLEYAYSDWALSTFAKSLGKDAIAEEYLIKSKNYKNIWNDEVNWFRAKDSTGTWLEWKGKTVHGQGCIESNPYQQGWFVPHDIKGLKELMGGEEAFKNELISFFEKTPEDFLWNNYYNHPNEPVHHVPFMLNEAGVPYLTQKYTRKICSDAYGTDAYGLCGNEDVGQMSAWYVLASIGIHPINPGDNKYQITSPVFGHIKIQLDRNYYTGKTFEIIANNNSKGNIYIQSMKLNGEPLDRYWISHEEITQGGILEMEMGPEPKLN from the coding sequence ATGGCAAAAAATCCACTTCAAACGATCATCAATCCCACATTGGTAAATGATGAAATTAATTCATTATTACAAATGGCGGAATTAAGTGGTAAAGAATACTTGCCACGTTGGGAGATGTTAAATTCTTATTCTGGTGTAATGTTGGGGAATCCGGCAGTGTCAGTTATTAATGATGCGTATCAAAAAGGAATTCGTAATTACGATATAGAAAAAGCATTTACCTATTCTAAAAACACCGTTGATCATACAGGGAATGGAACCTTAGGATATTCTAATAATCACATATCTAAAACATTAGAATATGCTTATTCTGATTGGGCTTTGTCCACTTTTGCAAAGTCTTTAGGGAAAGATGCTATTGCAGAAGAGTATTTAATAAAAAGCAAAAACTATAAGAATATCTGGAATGATGAGGTGAACTGGTTTAGGGCAAAAGATAGCACAGGAACTTGGTTAGAATGGAAAGGAAAAACAGTGCATGGTCAAGGTTGTATAGAAAGCAACCCATACCAACAGGGTTGGTTTGTACCTCATGATATAAAGGGTTTAAAAGAACTTATGGGAGGCGAAGAAGCTTTTAAAAACGAATTGATTTCTTTCTTCGAAAAAACACCAGAAGATTTTCTTTGGAACAATTATTACAACCACCCTAACGAACCTGTCCACCATGTACCATTTATGTTAAACGAAGCGGGTGTTCCTTATTTGACTCAAAAATATACCCGTAAAATATGTAGTGATGCGTATGGTACGGATGCCTATGGATTATGTGGTAATGAAGATGTAGGACAAATGTCTGCCTGGTATGTACTGGCATCAATTGGGATACACCCAATAAACCCAGGTGATAATAAATATCAAATAACAAGTCCTGTTTTTGGTCACATTAAAATTCAATTGGATAGGAACTATTACACTGGAAAAACATTTGAAATTATTGCAAATAATAATTCAAAAGGAAATATTTACATCCAATCTATGAAATTAAATGGAGAACCATTAGATAGATATTGGATATCACACGAGGAAATTACACAGGGTGGCATTTTAGAAATGGAAATGGGACCAGAACCAAAATTAAATTAA